A genome region from Longimicrobium sp. includes the following:
- a CDS encoding ADP-ribosylation factor-like protein, protein MPDYSHARREARASVVYAGPGLSGKTTNLEYIQAAMGHGELVGINTEGERTVFYDLLPVKLGELPEGWRLTINLKTVPGQIQYIGARKLVLRKPDAVVFVADSSARRLEANRYALDDLQRILIDNSHDLRSVPLVMQYNKRDLPDRMPLAEMQEILNPGGAPAWASRAVDGVGAFGTLGEAVSLVRQRVVAELAARMGVGLAAV, encoded by the coding sequence ATGCCAGACTACAGCCACGCGCGCCGCGAGGCCCGCGCCAGCGTCGTGTACGCGGGGCCCGGCCTTTCGGGGAAGACCACCAACCTGGAGTACATCCAGGCGGCGATGGGGCATGGCGAGCTGGTGGGGATCAACACCGAGGGGGAGCGCACCGTCTTCTACGACCTCCTCCCGGTGAAGCTGGGCGAGCTGCCGGAGGGGTGGCGGCTGACCATCAACCTCAAGACGGTGCCCGGGCAGATCCAGTACATCGGCGCGCGCAAGCTCGTGCTGCGCAAGCCGGACGCGGTAGTCTTCGTGGCGGACAGCTCGGCGCGGCGCCTGGAGGCCAACCGCTACGCCCTAGACGACCTGCAGCGCATCCTCATCGACAACTCCCACGACCTGCGGAGCGTGCCGCTGGTGATGCAGTACAACAAGCGCGACCTCCCCGATCGCATGCCGCTCGCCGAGATGCAGGAGATCCTGAACCCCGGCGGCGCGCCGGCGTGGGCTTCCAGGGCGGTGGATGGCGTAGGGGCTTTCGGCACGCTGGGTGAGGCGGTCTCCCTCGTCCGCCAGCGCGTAGTGGCCGAGCTCGCGGCGCGCATGGGTGTGGGACTCGCGGCGGTGTAA
- a CDS encoding Abi family protein: MAPRPTTAYTKPAFPPAALLAHLQRRGLSVGDPIRALGALEHVGYYRLLIYMRPLQQLPAKTFLPGTTFEAVLDLYHYDRELRLLCLDAIERIEVALRAAIVSQVAVAHGPHFFLDPQQFERLDGFVEFFQTATRAKYLGIQHYRDHYGAPDLAPIWTIMEAITFGALSRLYSGLVIRHRKAISGRFGFDEKILVSWFRSMNMLRNMCAHHNRLWNFHMLVDQPMAAKRFKTEMIRTDRFYARAVVLIALLHHVAPASGWKQRLVELIDRYPAVPVSAMGFPADWRTRTFWR; the protein is encoded by the coding sequence GTGGCTCCCAGGCCCACGACCGCGTACACCAAACCGGCATTCCCTCCCGCGGCGCTTCTCGCGCATCTGCAGCGTCGCGGGCTGAGCGTTGGCGACCCGATCCGCGCGCTCGGAGCCCTCGAGCACGTCGGCTATTACCGGCTGCTCATCTACATGCGCCCGCTGCAGCAACTCCCGGCGAAGACTTTCCTGCCAGGGACGACGTTTGAAGCGGTGCTGGATCTCTACCACTACGACCGCGAGCTCCGGTTGCTATGTCTCGACGCGATCGAGCGCATCGAGGTGGCACTGCGGGCGGCGATCGTGAGCCAGGTCGCGGTCGCTCACGGCCCTCACTTCTTTCTGGATCCCCAGCAGTTCGAACGTCTGGATGGCTTCGTGGAATTTTTCCAGACCGCCACGCGCGCCAAGTACCTGGGCATCCAGCATTATCGCGATCACTACGGCGCTCCTGACCTTGCGCCGATCTGGACGATCATGGAGGCGATCACGTTTGGGGCGCTTTCCCGGCTATACTCCGGCCTCGTGATTCGCCACAGAAAGGCGATCTCCGGCCGGTTCGGGTTCGATGAGAAGATCCTCGTCTCCTGGTTCCGCTCGATGAACATGCTCCGGAACATGTGCGCCCACCACAACCGCCTCTGGAACTTTCACATGCTCGTTGACCAGCCTATGGCCGCCAAGCGCTTCAAAACGGAGATGATCCGCACCGATCGCTTCTACGCGCGAGCCGTAGTTCTGATCGCGTTGCTCCATCACGTAGCTCCGGCCTCCGGCTGGAAACAGCGCCTCGTCGAGCTGATCGACCGTTATCCAGCGGTGCCGGTATCCGCGATGGGATTCCCCGCGGACTGGCGGACCCGAACGTTCTGGCGCTAG
- a CDS encoding PilN domain-containing protein has protein sequence MIHLDLRIHNAGRAEGPVTPRESLHAAARDPLLIGAILAALTATGGVRMGNARLDAQEARVEEESAAAARDAVRLRGSLKRVAALTREQARLASTVSAIRALDPDRFAWVRLMDRVGSAAPENVWVDRMEMTSQDHATGGLGFRVTGFAPSVELAAAFQRRLAASAGVRDAVLSGTTSTQIASFPVVRYEITGTAGDGTPDPGYLVEQTAVSPEPAP, from the coding sequence GTGATTCACCTCGACCTGCGAATCCACAACGCGGGGCGCGCCGAGGGCCCTGTCACCCCCCGCGAATCGCTCCACGCCGCCGCGCGCGACCCGCTGCTGATCGGCGCCATCCTGGCCGCGCTCACAGCGACCGGCGGAGTCAGGATGGGAAATGCCCGCCTGGATGCCCAAGAGGCGCGCGTGGAGGAGGAATCTGCGGCGGCGGCGCGCGATGCGGTGCGGCTGCGCGGCTCGCTGAAGCGGGTTGCGGCGCTGACCCGCGAGCAGGCGCGGCTGGCCTCCACCGTGAGCGCCATCCGCGCGCTGGACCCGGACCGCTTCGCATGGGTGCGGCTGATGGACCGCGTGGGGAGCGCCGCGCCGGAGAACGTGTGGGTGGACCGCATGGAGATGACGTCGCAGGACCACGCCACCGGCGGCCTGGGCTTCCGCGTCACCGGCTTCGCGCCGTCGGTGGAGCTGGCCGCCGCCTTCCAGCGCCGTCTGGCAGCATCGGCGGGGGTGCGCGACGCGGTGCTCTCCGGCACCACCAGCACGCAGATCGCCTCCTTTCCGGTGGTGCGCTACGAGATCACCGGCACCGCCGGGGACGGCACGCCCGACCCGGGGTATCTCGTAGAGCAGACCGCCGTTTCCCCGGAGCCCGCGCCGTGA
- a CDS encoding N-6 DNA methylase, translating into MRQRLLLSELDTWKLGLGLLPVSLYGASTAPRYVLLNGAAGNFCLDLSEEGEADPRSTAWSADVRHHVRVYRGFVEVRQWDVGPHALVRFNEAEIAGRLPEFHHLLERAAPRRPEASVVAHSIKLFRRMRSVIPEGQDALRAFLYLMASVTERDRDVVALGRWGLDESAVEAAQRIGPNAWARFQEELTRPRPHDGLVPDLHLILRHASGRLFQDAHYVATEGVLELDLGLLPDVSPVRQGGVTTGVHFTPLSLVRTIVQEALAALDWSDARREVTVFDPACGSGEFLREAVRQIGLHREVKRIRVIGWDHSQPAVDMARFALAWETRDLGSTCEVDVVLRDSLLGAEDWPRGVDLVLMNPPFVSWREMDEAQRDAVSKVMREGFPAKQDMATAFLWLAARCLGDGGVLGTVLPASFLDGTLTRPVRAAIAERMSPRLTARLGNQQLFAGALVDSGVYIGKAGGAAEPPLAVWADFRESSGPAALRHLRRLRFTRSEPDLEANTETEGYSIYLAPELGTSEASWAPRPRSARLLMRATESLPRVSELFDVKQGTLTGLNEVFIVRDTELAGWGEERHYFRPAILNDSIVDGVLTAKWYVFYPHGERTLKDEPALRRAVPRYFEAVLHPNRPALQQRSGVIAKRWWELTRARAWQLEPTPKLVSTYFGDTGSFAWDNADEEFVVVQGYGWNPRKRLLNLQARGSVRLEPAYGHAYLALLNSELFSRLLAATSNSMAGGQWNLSARFTKLLPLPELRSEALGGSAFPLLAAIGETISVQGVGEARRRFGRTYQETVAAVYGFPPDL; encoded by the coding sequence ATGAGGCAGCGCCTCCTCCTCAGCGAACTAGACACATGGAAGCTAGGACTCGGCCTGTTGCCAGTCTCGCTGTATGGGGCATCGACGGCACCGCGGTACGTGCTTCTCAACGGCGCGGCCGGCAACTTCTGCCTCGACCTCTCGGAAGAAGGAGAGGCGGATCCCCGCAGTACCGCCTGGTCTGCGGACGTACGCCACCACGTGCGTGTCTACCGCGGGTTCGTGGAGGTGCGGCAGTGGGATGTTGGCCCCCATGCGCTGGTCCGTTTCAACGAGGCGGAGATCGCCGGGCGCCTGCCGGAGTTCCACCACCTTCTCGAACGCGCGGCGCCGCGTCGTCCCGAAGCATCGGTAGTCGCCCACTCCATTAAGCTCTTCCGCCGAATGCGGTCGGTGATACCTGAAGGTCAGGACGCGCTACGTGCCTTCTTGTATCTGATGGCCTCGGTCACCGAGCGGGACCGCGACGTAGTGGCGCTTGGCCGGTGGGGGCTGGACGAATCCGCCGTCGAAGCCGCGCAGCGGATCGGCCCCAACGCCTGGGCACGGTTCCAAGAGGAACTGACTCGCCCGCGGCCTCACGACGGCCTAGTGCCGGATCTCCACCTAATCCTGCGGCATGCATCCGGCCGGTTATTCCAGGATGCGCACTACGTAGCGACAGAGGGAGTTCTCGAACTCGACCTCGGGCTGCTTCCCGATGTCTCACCAGTGCGGCAGGGCGGCGTGACTACCGGAGTGCACTTTACCCCGCTGTCGCTGGTGCGCACTATCGTTCAGGAAGCTCTCGCCGCGCTCGACTGGTCCGACGCAAGGCGCGAGGTCACCGTCTTCGATCCTGCCTGCGGCTCGGGGGAGTTCCTACGGGAAGCTGTCCGCCAGATTGGACTGCACCGCGAGGTCAAGCGAATCCGCGTTATTGGCTGGGACCACTCACAGCCAGCGGTGGACATGGCGCGTTTTGCGCTCGCCTGGGAGACGCGGGACCTCGGGAGTACTTGCGAGGTGGATGTCGTATTGCGCGACTCACTGCTTGGAGCCGAGGACTGGCCGCGCGGCGTTGACCTAGTGCTGATGAACCCACCCTTCGTATCCTGGCGGGAGATGGACGAGGCGCAACGCGACGCGGTGTCCAAAGTGATGAGGGAAGGATTTCCGGCGAAACAGGATATGGCGACCGCATTCCTTTGGCTCGCCGCCCGGTGCTTGGGCGACGGTGGCGTGCTTGGGACCGTATTACCTGCATCTTTCCTGGACGGGACTCTGACACGACCTGTGCGGGCGGCCATCGCGGAGCGCATGTCGCCGCGGCTCACCGCGCGCCTAGGGAATCAGCAGCTATTCGCCGGCGCCCTCGTCGACTCGGGAGTCTACATAGGCAAAGCGGGCGGCGCGGCAGAGCCTCCCCTGGCTGTCTGGGCTGACTTCCGGGAGTCTTCAGGGCCCGCAGCGCTGCGGCACCTGCGCCGTCTTCGCTTTACCCGGTCCGAGCCGGATCTAGAGGCGAACACTGAGACCGAGGGGTACAGCATCTATCTCGCTCCCGAACTAGGTACTTCAGAGGCCAGTTGGGCGCCGCGCCCTCGAAGCGCGCGCCTGCTCATGCGGGCGACGGAATCGCTCCCGCGTGTCTCCGAGTTGTTCGACGTGAAGCAGGGTACCCTCACTGGTCTCAACGAGGTCTTTATCGTTCGTGACACCGAACTCGCCGGCTGGGGGGAGGAGAGGCACTACTTCCGGCCCGCAATCCTCAACGACTCAATCGTCGACGGTGTGCTAACAGCTAAGTGGTACGTCTTCTATCCGCATGGGGAGCGAACGCTCAAGGACGAGCCTGCCCTGCGCCGGGCGGTTCCGCGCTACTTTGAGGCCGTGCTCCACCCGAATCGTCCCGCGCTGCAACAGCGCTCCGGCGTCATCGCAAAGCGATGGTGGGAGTTGACCCGCGCGCGTGCGTGGCAGCTCGAGCCTACGCCGAAGCTGGTGTCCACCTACTTCGGGGATACCGGTTCTTTCGCCTGGGACAACGCCGATGAGGAGTTTGTGGTTGTGCAGGGATACGGCTGGAATCCCAGGAAGCGTCTTCTGAACCTGCAGGCTCGTGGGTCGGTGCGCTTGGAGCCAGCGTACGGTCACGCGTACCTAGCGCTCCTGAACAGCGAATTGTTCTCTCGCCTACTTGCCGCGACATCGAACAGTATGGCGGGCGGGCAGTGGAACCTTTCCGCACGCTTCACGAAGCTGCTGCCACTTCCCGAGCTTCGGTCAGAGGCGCTCGGCGGCTCGGCGTTCCCGTTGCTCGCTGCTATCGGTGAGACAATCTCCGTTCAGGGGGTTGGTGAGGCGCGGAGGCGGTTTGGTCGCACATACCAGGAGACCGTGGCTGCTGTCTATGGTTTCCCTCCAGATCTGTAG
- a CDS encoding type II secretion system protein, with protein sequence MLHHSLRRTARRARRGFTMIELIAVVAVIAILVGVAQMNFGQTKEDAYERAMESDAKNFMTAQEQHYNRQDQYMTSVQTPGTAATATAGSFRLTDDVGIKITTGGQTGYTADFVHRKFKTRTCRVVYSTAAGARVTCTSVTEAAWPGGTGYTFQDS encoded by the coding sequence ATGCTGCACCACTCCCTCCGCCGTACCGCGCGCCGTGCCCGGCGCGGATTCACCATGATCGAGCTGATCGCCGTGGTGGCGGTGATCGCGATCCTCGTGGGCGTCGCCCAGATGAACTTCGGGCAGACCAAGGAAGATGCCTACGAGCGCGCCATGGAGAGCGACGCCAAGAACTTCATGACCGCGCAGGAGCAGCACTACAACCGGCAGGACCAGTACATGACCAGCGTGCAGACCCCCGGAACCGCCGCCACCGCGACCGCCGGATCGTTCCGCCTCACGGACGACGTCGGGATCAAGATCACCACGGGCGGGCAGACCGGCTACACGGCGGATTTCGTGCACCGGAAGTTCAAGACCCGCACCTGCCGCGTGGTGTACTCCACGGCCGCGGGCGCGCGCGTCACCTGCACCAGCGTCACCGAAGCGGCGTGGCCCGGCGGCACCGGCTACACCTTCCAGGATAGCTGA
- a CDS encoding saccharopine dehydrogenase NADP-binding domain-containing protein produces the protein MRRVVVLGGTGFFGRSAMEILRDAGIPALAAARRSAELTLDAEDPASLRRALRPGDVVLDAAGPFQARTPALAEAAIELGCDVVDIADASAYVRSILALGERAADVGMRLLPACSTCSAVSSAMVAWSGLPHPVRLTAFLVPTTRYTAVAATAASLLAGLGRPIPVLRDGAVRRVRGFTESRRWPAGTPLGARRGWIFDTPDGDLLRLSHPTLATAEGFVDPNVAGLAGVLALAARVPPLRAAMTRTMPAALPLVRLLGREHGGFGCEVEDASGAVVRLVLTAPRDAYRLAVIPAVLAVRSILDGRMGGPGVIPPHAQVDAAELLDAVRASGFELSRSS, from the coding sequence ATGAGGCGGGTGGTGGTGCTGGGCGGCACCGGCTTCTTCGGCCGCTCCGCGATGGAGATCCTGCGCGATGCCGGCATCCCCGCGCTCGCCGCCGCCCGCCGCTCCGCTGAGCTCACGCTCGATGCCGAGGACCCCGCATCGCTGCGCCGAGCCCTCCGCCCCGGTGACGTGGTGCTGGACGCGGCTGGCCCCTTCCAGGCGCGCACCCCCGCGCTCGCCGAAGCCGCCATCGAGCTGGGGTGCGACGTGGTGGACATCGCGGATGCATCCGCCTACGTGCGCTCGATCCTGGCGCTCGGTGAGCGTGCCGCCGATGTCGGCATGCGCCTCCTTCCCGCGTGCAGCACCTGCTCCGCCGTGTCGTCCGCGATGGTGGCGTGGAGTGGGCTGCCGCATCCCGTTCGCCTCACGGCCTTCCTCGTCCCCACCACGCGCTACACCGCCGTCGCCGCGACGGCCGCATCGCTGCTGGCGGGCCTGGGACGACCGATCCCCGTGCTGCGCGATGGTGCGGTGCGGCGGGTACGCGGCTTCACCGAATCGCGGCGCTGGCCCGCGGGCACGCCGCTCGGTGCGCGTCGTGGCTGGATCTTTGACACTCCGGACGGCGACCTCCTCCGGCTCTCACACCCCACGCTCGCCACGGCGGAGGGGTTCGTCGATCCCAACGTCGCGGGCCTCGCGGGCGTGCTGGCGCTGGCGGCGCGCGTCCCTCCGCTCCGCGCCGCCATGACGCGCACGATGCCCGCCGCGCTCCCCCTGGTGCGGCTGCTGGGGCGGGAGCACGGCGGGTTCGGGTGCGAGGTGGAGGATGCATCGGGCGCCGTCGTCCGGCTGGTGCTCACCGCCCCGCGCGATGCGTACCGGCTTGCCGTCATCCCCGCCGTCCTCGCCGTCCGCTCGATCCTCGACGGGCGGATGGGCGGCCCCGGCGTCATCCCGCCGCACGCCCAGGTGGATGCGGCGGAGCTGCTCGATGCGGTGCGGGCGAGCGGGTTCGAGCTGTCCCGATCTTCCTGA
- a CDS encoding FAD-binding dehydrogenase encodes MQTDVVVVGAGLAGLVAAAELADAGRRVTIVEQEPQASLGGQAFWSFGGIFLVDSPEQRRLRIRDSHELALQDWMGSAGFDRDEDLWPRRWAEAYVAWAAGEKRAWLRGQGVRFFPIVGWAERGGYLATEHGNSVPRFHVTWGTGPGVIEPFVARVRQAERRGLVTFRFRHRVSELTMTGGVVDGVRGEVLEPSKAERGQASSRGVAGGFEIRAQAVIVASGGIGANHDLVRRNWPSRLGTPPRRMLSGVPDHVDGRMLGIAEDAGASLINRDRMWHYVEGIENWSPIWSRHGIRILPGPSSVWLDARGNRLPAPLFPGFDTLGTLAHLSKTGSEHSWFILTQRIIAREFALSGSEQNPDLTGRSWIQVAGRARGGRAPAPVEAFKSQGADFIVERTLPELVRRMNALVGEPLLDAAEVERVIVARDREVANEFTKDAQINAIRGARRYLGDRLIRTAKPHRILDPEAGPLIAVRLSILTRKTLGGLQTDLDSRVLARDGEPLAGLYAAGEAAGFGGGGMHGYRALEGTFLGGCLFSGRAAGRAAAAAVA; translated from the coding sequence GTGCAGACCGACGTCGTGGTGGTGGGGGCGGGGCTGGCGGGGCTCGTGGCCGCGGCGGAGCTGGCGGACGCGGGGCGGCGCGTCACGATCGTGGAGCAGGAGCCTCAGGCGTCGCTGGGCGGGCAGGCATTCTGGTCGTTCGGCGGGATCTTTCTGGTGGATTCGCCCGAGCAGCGGCGCCTGCGCATCCGCGACTCGCACGAGCTGGCGCTGCAGGACTGGATGGGCTCCGCCGGCTTCGACCGCGACGAGGACCTCTGGCCCCGCCGCTGGGCCGAGGCGTACGTCGCCTGGGCGGCCGGGGAGAAGCGTGCCTGGCTCCGCGGGCAGGGCGTGCGCTTCTTTCCCATCGTGGGGTGGGCCGAGCGCGGAGGCTACCTGGCCACCGAGCACGGCAACTCCGTCCCCCGCTTCCACGTCACCTGGGGCACGGGGCCGGGCGTCATCGAGCCCTTTGTGGCCCGCGTGCGCCAGGCGGAGCGGCGCGGCCTGGTCACCTTTCGCTTCCGCCACCGCGTGAGCGAGCTCACCATGACCGGCGGCGTGGTGGACGGGGTGCGCGGCGAGGTATTGGAGCCGAGCAAGGCGGAGCGGGGCCAGGCCAGCTCGCGTGGCGTGGCCGGCGGGTTCGAGATCCGCGCGCAGGCGGTGATCGTGGCTTCGGGCGGCATCGGCGCCAACCACGACCTGGTGCGGCGCAACTGGCCGTCACGGCTGGGCACCCCGCCCCGGCGGATGCTTTCCGGCGTTCCCGACCACGTGGACGGCCGCATGCTGGGGATCGCGGAGGATGCGGGTGCCAGCCTCATCAACCGCGACCGCATGTGGCACTACGTGGAGGGGATCGAGAACTGGAGCCCCATCTGGAGCCGCCACGGCATCCGCATCCTCCCCGGGCCGTCGTCCGTGTGGCTGGACGCGCGCGGCAACCGCCTTCCCGCGCCGCTCTTTCCCGGCTTCGACACGCTGGGGACGCTGGCGCACCTGTCGAAGACCGGGAGCGAGCACTCCTGGTTCATCCTCACGCAGCGCATCATCGCCCGCGAGTTCGCGCTCAGCGGGAGCGAGCAGAACCCCGACCTCACCGGCCGAAGCTGGATCCAGGTGGCGGGGCGTGCGCGCGGTGGCAGGGCGCCCGCGCCGGTGGAGGCGTTCAAGAGTCAGGGCGCCGACTTCATCGTGGAGCGCACCCTTCCCGAGCTGGTGCGGCGGATGAACGCGCTGGTGGGCGAGCCGCTGCTGGACGCGGCCGAGGTGGAGCGCGTGATCGTGGCGCGCGACCGCGAGGTGGCCAACGAGTTCACCAAGGATGCGCAGATCAACGCCATCCGCGGCGCGCGCCGCTACCTGGGCGACCGGCTCATCCGCACCGCTAAGCCGCACCGCATCCTGGACCCCGAGGCCGGCCCGCTCATCGCCGTGCGCCTCTCCATCCTCACCCGCAAGACGCTGGGCGGGCTGCAGACGGACCTCGACTCGCGCGTCCTTGCCCGCGACGGCGAGCCTCTCGCCGGCCTGTACGCGGCGGGGGAGGCGGCGGGGTTCGGCGGGGGCGGGATGCACGGCTACCGCGCGCTGGAGGGCACCTTTCTGGGCGGCTGCCTCTTCTCCGGCCGCGCGGCGGGGCGCGCCGCGGCGGCCGCGGTGGCGTAG
- a CDS encoding tail fiber domain-containing protein, translating to MQRIVKTLLAAAALTATAMPAAAQSDILLQLRSGSPAGDRFRVDSAGGMVALGQIGYGIIPASGAGWRMMWHPQKVAFRAGYADAGGQFDESNIGYYSWAGGALSTAAGIYSFAMGNQNTVEASAQCGMALGSGNKVWGAGTHIGTCGLAFGLNNDVLDHAGVAIGQNNWSDGDAAVAIGYTTTADADYSMAFGYRASTNGHTGAKVFGDASTTDSIEAVANNEFAVRAAGGYRFRTNATLTTGCNLPAGSGVFSCSSSRTLKERFEGVDSDDILSRIRGVPVNRWSYTAEGTQVRHIGPFAEDFHAAFGVGVDNKSIGLLDIDGVNFAGVKALDERTTRQAAEIEALRARNAELEARLARLEALIGQQSKP from the coding sequence ATGCAGCGCATCGTGAAGACTCTGCTCGCCGCCGCGGCGCTCACCGCCACCGCAATGCCGGCCGCCGCGCAGTCGGACATCCTCCTCCAGCTCCGCTCGGGCTCGCCCGCGGGCGACCGCTTCCGCGTGGACAGCGCCGGCGGCATGGTGGCGCTGGGGCAGATCGGCTACGGCATCATCCCCGCCTCCGGCGCCGGCTGGCGGATGATGTGGCACCCCCAGAAGGTCGCCTTCCGCGCCGGCTACGCCGATGCGGGCGGCCAGTTCGACGAGTCGAACATCGGCTACTACTCGTGGGCCGGCGGCGCGCTGAGCACCGCGGCGGGGATCTACTCCTTCGCCATGGGCAACCAGAACACCGTCGAGGCTTCCGCGCAGTGCGGCATGGCGCTGGGGAGCGGCAACAAGGTGTGGGGCGCGGGCACCCACATCGGCACCTGCGGCCTTGCGTTCGGCCTCAACAACGATGTGCTTGACCACGCGGGCGTCGCCATCGGCCAGAACAACTGGTCTGACGGTGACGCGGCGGTGGCGATCGGCTACACCACCACGGCCGACGCGGACTATTCGATGGCGTTCGGCTACCGCGCCAGCACCAACGGCCACACGGGCGCCAAGGTCTTCGGCGACGCCTCCACCACGGACTCCATCGAGGCAGTGGCCAACAACGAGTTCGCCGTGCGCGCCGCGGGCGGGTACCGCTTCCGCACCAACGCCACCCTGACCACCGGGTGCAACCTGCCGGCCGGCTCGGGCGTGTTCTCCTGCTCGTCCAGCCGCACGCTCAAGGAGCGCTTCGAGGGGGTCGACAGCGACGACATCCTCAGCCGCATCCGCGGCGTGCCGGTGAACCGGTGGAGCTACACGGCCGAGGGTACGCAGGTGCGGCACATCGGCCCCTTCGCCGAGGACTTCCACGCCGCGTTCGGGGTGGGCGTCGACAACAAGAGCATCGGCCTGCTGGACATCGACGGCGTGAACTTCGCGGGCGTCAAGGCGCTCGACGAGCGCACCACGCGGCAGGCCGCCGAGATCGAGGCGCTACGTGCCCGCAACGCCGAGCTGGAGGCGCGTCTCGCCCGCCTGGAAGCGCTGATCGGCCAGCAGTCCAAGCCCTGA
- a CDS encoding aldo/keto reductase, whose protein sequence is MDTRTLGSLTVSVVGLGCNNFGPRLDAEATRAVVHAALDAGVNFFDTADIYGKGLSEEYVGRALGPRRGEVVLATKFGMKMDDERHGAHPDYIRRAVEDSLRRLGTDRIDLYQLHTPDSSVPIADTLGALDELVRAGKVREIGCSNFSVDQLREAREAAPGARFESVQNEYSLFHRDPEQGVLDECARQGLAFIPYFPLASGLLTGKYRRGQAPPQGTRITAGGRYAELLSDENLDRVERLARFAEERGHTLLELAFAWLLARREVVSVIAGATSADQVRSNAAASAWRLTDAERAEVDALVPSSE, encoded by the coding sequence ATGGATACACGGACCCTCGGCTCGCTCACCGTTTCGGTGGTCGGGCTCGGATGCAACAACTTCGGCCCGCGGCTGGACGCGGAGGCCACCCGCGCCGTGGTGCACGCCGCCCTCGACGCGGGCGTGAACTTCTTCGACACGGCGGACATCTACGGCAAGGGGCTCAGCGAGGAGTACGTGGGCCGCGCCCTCGGCCCGCGTCGCGGCGAGGTGGTGCTCGCCACCAAGTTCGGGATGAAGATGGACGACGAGCGCCACGGCGCCCACCCGGACTACATTCGCCGCGCGGTGGAGGACAGCCTGCGCCGCCTGGGCACCGACCGCATCGACCTTTACCAGCTCCACACGCCCGACTCCTCGGTTCCCATCGCGGATACGCTGGGCGCGCTGGACGAGCTGGTGCGGGCCGGCAAGGTGCGCGAGATCGGGTGCAGCAACTTCTCGGTGGATCAGCTCCGCGAGGCGCGCGAGGCGGCCCCCGGCGCGCGCTTCGAGAGCGTGCAGAACGAGTACTCCCTGTTCCACCGCGACCCCGAGCAGGGCGTGCTGGACGAGTGCGCGCGGCAGGGGCTGGCCTTCATCCCCTACTTCCCCCTGGCGAGCGGGCTGCTTACGGGGAAGTACCGCCGCGGCCAGGCTCCGCCCCAGGGCACGCGCATCACCGCGGGCGGGCGCTACGCGGAGCTGCTGTCGGACGAGAACCTGGACCGCGTGGAGCGGCTGGCGCGTTTCGCGGAGGAGCGCGGGCACACGCTGCTGGAGCTCGCCTTCGCCTGGCTCCTGGCGCGCCGCGAAGTCGTCTCCGTCATCGCGGGCGCCACCTCCGCCGATCAGGTCCGCTCCAACGCCGCCGCCTCCGCCTGGCGGCTGACCGATGCCGAGCGCGCCGAAGTGGACGCACTGGTGCCATCGTCCGAATAG